One Phaseolus vulgaris cultivar G19833 chromosome 4, P. vulgaris v2.0, whole genome shotgun sequence DNA window includes the following coding sequences:
- the LOC137837598 gene encoding uncharacterized protein, protein MGSRNNTTLETVNAAATAIVTAESRVQPTTVPKKRWGGCWSQYWCFGSYKSTKSSKRIGHAVLVPEPVAPTGPAAAAAAPPNPSTAIVMPFIAPPSSPASLIQSDPPSAIQSPPGLLSLSSLAASAYSSGGPASMFTIGPYAYETQLVSPPVFSNFTTEPSTAPFTPPPESVHQTTPSSPDVPFAQLLASSLDRARKSNGNQKFALYNYDFQPYHQYPGSPGGQLISPGSAFSTSGTSTPFPDRPPTLEFRKGETPKILGVEHFSTQRWSSRLGSGSLTPDGAGQGSRLGSGSVTPDGVGLASRLGSGCATPDGLGQESRLGSGCLTPDGVGQINENNLPVQNQISKEATLANSDNGHPSNATLIDHRVSFELTGEDVARCLANKTGVLLRNMSGSSQGILAKDPVDRERVLRDTDASCNVCTEKTDDKPYNPIGEGEQCFHKQNSVNSSKEFNFDSSKGVVSGTGGSGSEWWTNRRVAGREGRSANSWAFFPMLQSEMN, encoded by the exons ATGGGAAGCCGCAACAACACCACCCTGGAGACGGTGAACGCGGCCGCCACCGCCATAGTCACCGCCGAATCCAGAGTCCAACCGACCACCGTGCCG AAAAAACGTTGGGGAGGCTGCTGGAGCCAATATTGGTGTTTTGGATCTTATAAAAGCACTAAAAGCAGCAAACGAATTGGCCATGCTGTCCTTGTTCCTGAACCGGTTGCACCGACAGGTCCAGCTGCTGCTGCTGCAGCACCACCAAATCCTTCAACTGCCATTGTAATGCCATTCATTGCCCCTCCATCTTCTCCTGCATCTTTAATCCAATCTGATCCACCATCTGCTATTCAATCACCGCCTGGATTACTTTCACTCTCTTCTCTTGCAGCCAGTGCTTACTCTTCTGGTGGTCCAGCATCCATGTTCACCATTGGTCCATATGCCTATGAGACCCAATTAGTTTCTCCGCCCGTATTTTCCAACTTCACAACTGAACCATCCACAGCTCCTTTTACTCCCCCACCTGAATCTGTGCATCAAACAACACCTTCATCCCCTGACGTTCCATTTGCTCAATTGTTGGCATCTTCACTGGATAGGGCTCGGAAAAGTAATGGGAATCAGAAGTTTGCATTATACAATTATGATTTTCAGCCTTACCACCAATATCCTGGAAGCCCAGGTGGCCAACTCATATCACCTGGATCAGCATTTTCAACTTCTGGCACTTCTACCCCATTTCCTGATAGACCCCCTACTCTTGAATTCCGCAAAGGGGAAACACCCAAGATCTTGGGTGTTGAACACTTCTCCACCCAAAGATGGAGTTCAAGACTAGGATCTGGATCATTGACACCAGATGGTGCTGGGCAAGGTTCAAGACTTGGCTCAGGATCCGTGACTCCTGATGGTGTTGGGCTCGCTTCGCGATTAGGTTCTGGGTGTGCGACACCTGATGGTCTGGGGCAGGAGTCCAGGTTAGGTTCTGGCTGTTTGACACCTGATGGTGTTGGGCAAATCAATGAAAACAATTTACCTGTGCAAAaccagatttctaaggaagcaACTCTTGCTAACTCGGACAATGGACATCCAAGTAATGCAACATTGATTGATCAcagagtttcatttgaattaacAGGGGAAGATGTTGCTCGGTGTCTTGCAAATAAAACTGGGGTATTGCTTCGAAATATGTCAGGGTCCTCACAAGGTATACTGGCCAAAGACCCTGTTGACAGAGAAAGGGTGCTAAGAGACACCGATGCTAGCTGTAATGTGTGTACAGAGAAAACGGATGACAAGCCTTACAATCCTATAGGAGAAGGAGAGCAATGCTTCCATAAGCAAAATTCTGTAAATTCTTCTAAAGAATTCAATTTTGACAGCAGTAAAGGAGTTGTTTCTGGTACTGGGGGCAGTGGCTCTGAGTGGTGGACTAACAGGAGGGTTGCCGGGAGGGAAGGTAGATcagccaacagttgggctttcttCCCAATGTTACAGTCAGAAATGAACTGA
- the LOC137838788 gene encoding uncharacterized protein — MTPLVSPVLDSVKYHPWSRLVLTVLSAKNKVEFINGVIPCPPESDPSFSSWICCNNIVVSWLVHSVSVPIPKNIIWMDKALDIWNDLKACYSQYDLSRISDLQMKVSFLNQGDLSKLRVIWDELNNFKPDPQEQQLNNSALIANVKSSNPTTYTNVVTCSFCGKLGHNESVCFKKNNFPNQEGKGPRFCSNNRRVCTYCNKIGHIVDVCYKKHGYPPRDKSQYENPLKPTISLLKRTTLIFVKNVNISNDQAQVNQVGSISVDLQDQYSLSHNPRTKDKIGTTDAIADLYVFNKMERKILSCATKLRNI, encoded by the exons ATGACTCCCCTTGTTTCCCCTGTTCTCGATTCAGTGAAATATCATCCTTGGAGTCGCTTGGTCCTCACAGTGCTAAGTGCAAAGAATAAGGTAGAATTCATCAATGGTGTAATACCTTGTCCTCCAGAATCAGATCCTTCATTCTCGTCCTGGATTTGTTGCAATAATATTGTGGTATCTTGGCTTGTACATTCGGTCTCGGTCCCCATACCAAAAAACATCATATGGATGGATAAGGCACTGGATATCTGGAACGATCTTAAAGCCTGCTACTCACAATACGACCTATCTCGCATTTCTGATCTTCAAATGAAGGTTTCCTTTCTCAATCAAGGTGATCTTTCTAAACTTAGGGTTATATGGgatgaattaaataattttaaacccGACCCT CAAGAACAACAACTTAACAATAGTGCTTTGATTGCCAATGTCAAAAGTAGTAACCCTACTACTTATACCAATGTTGTCACTTGTTCTTTTTGTGGAAAATTGGGTCACAATGAATCTGtttgttttaagaaaaacaattttccTAACCAAGAGGGTAAGGGACCAAGATTTTGTAGTAACAACAGAAGAGTTTGTACATATTGTAATAAGATTGGGCACATTGTTGATGTTTGTTACAAGAAACACGGGTATCCTCCCAGGGATAAATCTCAATATGAAAATCCACTCAAACCAACAATATCATTACTCAAAAGGACAACTCTG ATTTTTGTTAAGAATGTGAACATCTCAAATGATCAAGCTCAAGTGAACCAGGTTGGTTCTATTTCTGTTGATCTTCAAGATCAGTACTCGCTGTCACAT AATCCCAGAACCAAAGACAAGATTGGTACAACTGATGCTATAGCAGACTTATATGTTTTCAACaaaatggaaagaaaaattTTGAGTTGTGCCACAAAACTGAGAAACATCTAG